A segment of the Leptospira barantonii genome:
GTTCCATGGAGAATCCAGAGTTCCGCGACCAAAAGTCGAATCGTTCCGATTCGGTTTCCCCCGACCGCCATCATAATTCCCGCGTCGGAGGTTCTGAGGAGGGTTCTCGTGAGCGCCATAAATATCAATCCGGCCGAACTCAGCAATAAAACCAACTGTGGATAATTCCGGAAGAGTTCGATACTAGAAGGGTTAGAGGGAGCCTTATCCATTCTGAGTAGAAAGATCCCGAAGATCAGAAAAAAGCAGAATAAAACGGAAAATCCTATATGAAGAATACTAATGATAATATCGCGTTTTACAATAGAATACGCGAATCTGAAGTAGGTAAGTTTTCCCATCTGGTTTTCGTTTCTACAAAAAGATTGATTTTATCCCAAGACCGGATAAATACCCGGACCAATTCTCGAGATTTTATCCATTTACTAACTGGAACCTGAAAGAAAAACAAAAAAATGATCTTCGTCATTCTTGTCGCCATTGGAATCATTCTGATTGTTGCGTTTGGATCCTTTTTGATCCAGACCAAGAAAGACGCTTTTGAAAAGGCTCTGGCCCTCGCCGCGATGGGTAACTTCGTGGACGCCCGAGTTATCATTCGGGATATTTTGGACAATTCTCCCTCGAACGTTCGGGCGCATTACGTCATCGCTAAAATCTACGCGATGGAAGGTGATACGACCAACGAGGCCCGTCACCTCGAAAAAATCAAAAAAATCGGCGCTTATGAAAAGGGTATCAACGAGGTTGCGGTTTCCAATCGGATCGCGGATATTTATTATCAACAGGATTTATTCGAAGAAGCGCTATTTCATTATTTAGATACCGTCACGATCGATCCCGAAAATGCGGAAGCCAACGTAAGAATCGGTTTTATGGCCCTCGGTCAAAAAGAATTCGCGATTGCGGATCGTTTTTTAGGAAAGATCTCGAACGAAAAAATCAAAACGGCTTCCATCTTTATCGGTAAGGGAGTTGTCTCCGCGGTTCTTCGTAAAGGAAATCCGGTGGAATTCTTTGCAAAGGCTTACGAGTTGGATCCCGCTTCTCCGGTCGGCGGGTTTTTATATGCGCTTAGTTTGACTCGGGATTCTAAATACGACGAAGCGATCAAGGTTGCGAACTCGGTCGCGGATCTCATCGAAGACGATTATGTTCGTTATACGATCTTTCAATTTTTGATGTGTTGTTTTATTCTCCAGAGAAATTTAAACGAAGGTCTCAAACATGCGAGACTTTGTATGGAGATGGCGAGAAACAGCGGTTGGAAACAGGAGATGATAGATTCCGACGTTTACTTTTCTTTGTTGGCGGTCAAACTCGGAAAACTGGAAGAGGCGAGCGAGTATCTCATCGAAGCCGAGTCGGAAAGAATCGACGACGTAAGAATTTTGGAACTTGCGAATTACAAGTTTCAACTTGAGACGAAACGAATCGATGCAACTAAGGCGGGTCAGAGTGGATTCTCCTTGGACGATGAGATCGGCAGAATCTTCGGCGAACTTTTTCCTGTGGAACGTTTTTACGAACTCTCCGGTTTAAAATCTTCCAAGTCTTTTCATATCAAGGGAATCTTGGACGATCAGGGGAATAAACTTCTCGCGGACGTTTCAAAAATCGGCGTCGGGGTTTTGGATCACTATCGTCAACTCAAAGGTGTTGAATTTAAGAATCTTTGCGTTCGAATCGTGATGGCTTTGAATTATACCGTGAGTCGGGAAGTTCCCAACAAAGAAGGGGACGGTCTCAATCTTACGGGCTTATACAAAACCGATAAAGAAACTCGTTCTCTTTTTAAATTCCGCAAATGGAAGGACGCGAAAATTTCGGATATCTTTCTTCGGGATACGATCGGTCAGTTGAAGGAACTCGGCGTCGATAAGGCTTTTATCGTGGGTGACGCGGAGTTTACCGAAGGCGCCAAGCGTTTTCTTACGGATAATTCTTCCTTGCTCAATGTGATTTACGGTAAGGATTTGGAAGAACTTTTGAAAAAAGCGCTTCGTTTGGAAGCAAAGGGCGCGTAAAGGCGCATAACGTTCCTTTGGCGCGTTAGTTCGTCGTGCTTTTTGTTAGGCTGTGTTGTTTGTGTTCGTCGGGTTTTTAGTCCGGATACCAATCTCTGTAATCTAATGTGTAGAATAGGGTATCAGGTTCGCATTGGAGCCTGCGGATTACTCTGTTGTTCGTTAAGTCGAGGTGGAGGATATAGTTGTAATTTCGGTGGAACGTGGGAACTCCCGCGTTCAAAGTATAAAAGATAGAATCTCCAACCCCTGCCAATTCCAAACACAACAAATAATTGAAAAGAAAACAACGCGACACACCATGAGCCTGAGCCAACGCACCGAACATTGTCCAACTCCCGGGACTCAAACGAACGTTGATTCGTTTCATTTTGGATTTTCCCGGGCTCGGCTGATAAAGGGTTCGTCCCGCATTCTTCCCTAAACGTTTTTGAGCCGAGAGAAATTTCCCATAAGTCCTTAACATCTGAGGAATTTTCTTCGGAAGTTTGCGAATCTCATCTTCCGAAAAACGAAACAACATATCTTCCGAAAGCAACAATGTCACAGTTTCCATACAATCTTTTTGAAGAGTGGAACGAATCTCTTGATCCGCGTCGAGTAGTAGATATCCCATACCGAATTCGGTTCTCGAAACGAGTATCGAAAGCGTATAATCTCCACCCAACTCCACAAAAAAAGAATACAAAACGTGAAAAAAACGATTCACTTCACATTCCCTTTCATTCAAAGAATGGAAAACAGATCCGAATAAAAACAAAACTTGATTCGACTTTACGATCGATTCTCAGAGACTGGACCCGGGTCCGGATTTCTTATGCGCGAAAAGATGACATATTTTTTGGATCGGCTTTGCCCGACTCAGAACCTTGCGCGGACCCATGCACAACGTCCTGCAAAGGGATCGTTATACCTCGTACTAAAAAAAACACAACTTTCGATCGGCGCCTTCCTACTGTTTTCATTCTCCCTAATCATTTCGTTTTCTTGTAAGACGATTTGGACGACGACAGAATCGGACCGGAACGCCGCGTCCGCAGAACAGGAACTTTTTCTTTCCAGAACGGATCTGAAAAGCCCGGAAATTGGGGCCGGAAAGGTCTTTCTCGCGGGTCATACCGGCGACCACAGCAAGGACACGCCCGAAATTCTCCAGTTGATGAAAACCCTCGTAGAAGAAACCGTCGCCAAGGATTTTTCCAAACTTCCGGACCGAGTGTCTCCGAAGGACGGATTACTTTTGGATTTGAAAGGAATCTGGACCCGAGAAGAAATCAAAAAGGAACTCTCCAAAAAAGGAAATTATTTCGAGACTTATTTTTTCGACCGAGAACTTTTAAAAAAACAAAAGAATTCCGAGAACGTAAGAACGGTTCGGGATTTGTTTTTGCTGTCGGGTGGGATTGAGATAGAGTTTTATTACGAAAGTATGACCGAATGCGAATTAAAACTTAGATTTAAAGATAACATAGAACTGGAGAAGGAACTTCTCAATCCATACTTTAAGAAAGTGCAGGGAAAATGGTATCTTCACAGAATGTTTTAATGAATCCTCCGAGATCGATCAGAACTTTTTTGATTCTCGGTTTTTTAGGACTTATATCCTTTTTGATGTTCCCAATTTACGCGGAAGTCATACCTCTCGAACCGAGTCTTGTTTCGGAAGAGGATAAGAAAAAAAACGGTTCCTTGCCCGACGAAAAAAAATCCCAAGACTCCAAGGAAGAACAAAGTCAAGCGCCAAGCGCGACTAACGCAACGCCGGTTTCGGTTTCTTTTTCGGGAAAGATCATAGACTGGGACGTGGAGAGGCTGACCGACTACGCCGTTTCGAACAACCCGTTGTATCTCGCCGAAAAACAAAACATGGGAATCGAAAGAGGAAGGGTCATCACCGCTTCCCTTTATAGAAACCCGATCGTGCAGTATCAACAACAGTTTATCGGGATGCCGGGCGGAGGATCTTCCGGGCCTCAGATTCTCGGGGCAAACGGATCTCAAGGAGGCGCGACTGAGATCGCACCCGCGCTGTACCAAGACGTGGACGTATACGGAGTCGTATCACTTCGCTCCAAGGTCGCAAAAAAATCCTTCGAAGCCGTTCTCGGAGAATTCGACAACTTCGACAGATTGTTTCGTCTTAGGCTTCGCCAAAACTACTGGGCTTATTTATTTCTTACTAATTTAGTAGATTATAATAAAGAATTTTACGAAAATTACAGCGACCTTCTCGAACTCACGAAGTTTCGAGTGGAAAAAGGCGACATCTCCCCTCTCGAATACGAAAGACTCGAGTTGGAAAGAATTCAGGTCGAAAAATTCTACCGTGACGCGCTTGTCCGCAGACAACTCGTCGAAAAAGAACTCAGAATTCTATCCGGAATCCGGGAAGCCGAAGGAATCTTTGCGTTTAAATCGGAGATGAAATTCAAATCCCTCGAAGACCTCGGCCTCAGACTCAAGGATTCTTCGATCACATCGGTGAATCGCCCCGACATCGCCGCACTCGAA
Coding sequences within it:
- a CDS encoding tetratricopeptide repeat protein produces the protein MIFVILVAIGIILIVAFGSFLIQTKKDAFEKALALAAMGNFVDARVIIRDILDNSPSNVRAHYVIAKIYAMEGDTTNEARHLEKIKKIGAYEKGINEVAVSNRIADIYYQQDLFEEALFHYLDTVTIDPENAEANVRIGFMALGQKEFAIADRFLGKISNEKIKTASIFIGKGVVSAVLRKGNPVEFFAKAYELDPASPVGGFLYALSLTRDSKYDEAIKVANSVADLIEDDYVRYTIFQFLMCCFILQRNLNEGLKHARLCMEMARNSGWKQEMIDSDVYFSLLAVKLGKLEEASEYLIEAESERIDDVRILELANYKFQLETKRIDATKAGQSGFSLDDEIGRIFGELFPVERFYELSGLKSSKSFHIKGILDDQGNKLLADVSKIGVGVLDHYRQLKGVEFKNLCVRIVMALNYTVSREVPNKEGDGLNLTGLYKTDKETRSLFKFRKWKDAKISDIFLRDTIGQLKELGVDKAFIVGDAEFTEGAKRFLTDNSSLLNVIYGKDLEELLKKALRLEAKGA
- a CDS encoding TolC family protein: MVSSQNVLMNPPRSIRTFLILGFLGLISFLMFPIYAEVIPLEPSLVSEEDKKKNGSLPDEKKSQDSKEEQSQAPSATNATPVSVSFSGKIIDWDVERLTDYAVSNNPLYLAEKQNMGIERGRVITASLYRNPIVQYQQQFIGMPGGGSSGPQILGANGSQGGATEIAPALYQDVDVYGVVSLRSKVAKKSFEAVLGEFDNFDRLFRLRLRQNYWAYLFLTNLVDYNKEFYENYSDLLELTKFRVEKGDISPLEYERLELERIQVEKFYRDALVRRQLVEKELRILSGIREAEGIFAFKSEMKFKSLEDLGLRLKDSSITSVNRPDIAALEERVKEKKLNIDLQRREALGYLQVGGEWRIKGNEHYAGVFATIPLPLNDRGQGKVLSAKEEHKKFELALEAKKREVNEEIEASKKELLAREDLLSKYERINLLQKNKQLEQKSRIAYVRGASDQVTFLQAEKNYLTVLRDYYEVLYLYYNAVEIYKAAVGRKTERD
- a CDS encoding DUF1564 domain-containing protein yields the protein MGYLLLDADQEIRSTLQKDCMETVTLLLSEDMLFRFSEDEIRKLPKKIPQMLRTYGKFLSAQKRLGKNAGRTLYQPSPGKSKMKRINVRLSPGSWTMFGALAQAHGVSRCFLFNYLLCLELAGVGDSIFYTLNAGVPTFHRNYNYILHLDLTNNRVIRRLQCEPDTLFYTLDYRDWYPD
- a CDS encoding ABC transporter permease; translated protein: MGKLTYFRFAYSIVKRDIIISILHIGFSVLFCFFLIFGIFLLRMDKAPSNPSSIELFRNYPQLVLLLSSAGLIFMALTRTLLRTSDAGIMMAVGGNRIGTIRLLVAELWILHGTGFFLAIAATLFFPPWVAEGSSLLDYLKAFLICISLISGIGAILSTILTYLDPYRSIRRGK